Part of the Paracoccus sp. S3-43 genome, TCGGTCAGGAAATGCCGGCGCAGTTCGGCGGTGTCCATGCGCTTCGCGTGATCGGGATGGATCGCGTGGCGGGTTTCGACATGGGTCATCGGTCGGTCCTTCCTACAGAAAATCGTCGCGGCGGGGGGTGAAGCTGTCGATCAGCTCGCCCCCCTCAAGACAGGTGCAGCCGTGTTCGGCGCCGGACGGGATGATGAAGGCATCGCCCGGCCCGACCTCGAATGCGCGGCCATCGACATGGAAGCGATAGCGGCCCGACCGGACATAGGTCGACTGCACATGCGGATGGGAATGCGGCGCCCCCCGGTCGCCCGCCCGGAAGGCGAAGCGGACGACCATCAGGTCGGGGGCATGGGCCAGCACGGTGCGGACGGGATCGGTCATCTGAACACCCCCGGCAGCCACAGCGACAGGGCGGGAACATAGGTCACCAGCATCAGCACGATCAGGCCCGCGGCATAGAAGGGCCAGACGCTGCGCATCGCCTCCCATATGGAAATGCGGGCGACGGCGGCGGCGACGAACTGCACCGGGCCAAGCGGCGGGGTGTTCAGCCCGATGCCCAGA contains:
- a CDS encoding cupin domain-containing protein: MTDPVRTVLAHAPDLMVVRFAFRAGDRGAPHSHPHVQSTYVRSGRYRFHVDGRAFEVGPGDAFIIPSGAEHGCTCLEGGELIDSFTPRRDDFL